The Pseudofrankia sp. DC12 region AAGTGGACGGGCGACAAGGAATCCATGATCAAGGCGCACGAGGACTACCTGCGCTCGGCCGCCGAGCAGGGCGCCAAGGTCATGTGCTTCCAGGAGCTGTTCTACGGCCCGTACTTCTGCCAGGTGCAGGACCCGGTGTACTACGAGTACGCCGAGTCCGTGCCCGGCCCGACGGTCGAGCGGTTCCAGGCGCTGTGCGCCGAGCTCGGCGTCGTGCTGGTGCTGCCGGTCTACGAGCAGGAGCAGCCGGGCGTCCTCTACAACACGGCCGCGGTCATCGACGCCGACGGGACGTACCTCGGCAAGTACCGCAAGACGCACATCCCGCACACGCCCGGGTTCTGGGAGAAGTACTACTTCCGGCCGGGCAACCTCGGCTACCCGGTGTTCAACACCGCGGTCGGCCGGGTCGGCGTCTACATCTGCTACGACCGGCACTTCCCGGAGGGCTGGCGGGCGCTCGGGCTCAACGGCGCCGAGCTGGTCTTCAACCCGTCGGCGACCTCGCGCGGCCTCTCGAACTACCTCTGGAAGCTGGAGCAGCCGGCGGCGGCCGTCGCGAACGAGTACTTCATCGGCGCGATCAACCGGGTCGGCGTCGAGGACCTCGGCGATGACGACTTCTACGGCACCTCGTACTTCGTCGACCCCGAGGGCCAGTTCGTCAACGGGACCGGCGACCCGTACGAGCCCGAGCTGATGGTCCGCGACCTGGACCTGGAGCTGCTGACGACCGTGCGCAACCGGTGGGCCTTCTACCGTGACCGCCGCCCCGACCAGTACGGCGACCTGACGGCCCCCTGACGAACTGCTCCCGTTCCTATCCTCCTGGACCGTCCGCGACGTTCACGTGTTCGTAACCGAGCTGGCCCGGAGGCGGGCCTCCGCGGAGGCCCGGCCCCGAGCGAAGCGAAGGGGCCGGGCCGCAGCGGAGGTCGCCGGAGGGCACGTTCGCGGAGGAGGACGCGGCCCGGAGGTCCCTTGGGAGCGAAGCGAGCAAGGGGCCGGAGGGCCGCGCCCGGACGGAGCGAACCAGAGAAGGAAGAGCCTCGATGAAGACGCTGATCACCGGTGGGACCGTCGTGGGCCCGCTGGGCGCGACCCCGCAGGACGTGCTCATTGACGGCGAGACCATCGCCGCGCTCTACGCGCCGGGCGCAGCGGCCGGTGTCACCGCCGACACGGTGCTCGACGCGACCGGGAAGTACGTCGTCCCCGGTGGGGTGGACGTGCACACCCACATGAAGCTGCCGTTCGGTGGCACGTTCGCCTCGGACGACTTCGCGTCCGGCACGGCGGCGGCGGCCTGGGGCGGCACGACCACGATCATCGACTTCGCCGTGCAGCGCACCGGTGAGGTCGTCCAGGACGGGCTGGCCGTCTGGCACGAGCTGGCGGACGGCAACTGCGCGATCGACTACGGCTTCCACATGATCATGGGTGGGGTCGACGACGAGGCGCTCAAGGCCATGGACTACCTCGTGGCGCACGAGGGGATCACCAGCTTCAAGCTGTTCATGGCCTACCCGGGCGTCTTCTACAGCGACGACGGCCAGATCCTGCGGGCGATGCAGAAGGCGACCGACAACGGCGCGCTGATCATGATGCACGCCGAGAACGGCATCGCGATCGACGTGCTCGCCGCCCAGGCCGTCGCCCGCGGCCAGACCGGCCCGGTCTACCACGGCATCACCCGGCCCTCGGCGCTGGAAGGCGAGGCGACCCACCGGGCCGCGGTGCTCGCCCAGGTCGCCGGGAACACTCCGCTGTACTTCGTCCACATGTCGGCGTCCGAGGCGCTGGCGCACGTCTCGGCGGCCCGGTCCGCGGGGCGCAACGTGTTCGCCGAGACCTGCCCGCAGTACCTGTACCTCACCCTGGAGGACCAGCTCGGCGCACCCGGCTTCGAGGGGGCGAAGTGGGTGGCCTCGCCGCCGCTGCGCCCGCGCGGGGAGCCGCACTCTGACAGGACACATCGTGACGACCTGTGGCGCGGCCTGCGCACCGACGACCTCGCGGTCGTCTCCACCGACCACTGCCCGTTCTGCTTCAAGGACCAGAAGGAGCTCGGGCGCGGGAACTTCACCAAGATCCCGAACGGGATCGGGACGGTGGAGCACCGGATGGACCTCGTCTACCAGGGCGTCGCCACCGGGAAGCTCCCGCTGGAACGCTGGGTCGAGACCTGTTCGACGACGCCAGCCCGGATGTTCGGCCTCTACCCGAAGAAGGGCGTGATCCAGCCCGGCTCGGACGCGGACATCGTGCTCTACGACCCTCGGGCGACGACCACGATCAGCGCGGCCACGCATCACATGAACATCGACCATTCGGCCTGGGAGGGCTTTGAGATCGCCGGGAAGGTCGAGACAGTGCTGTCCCGGGGCAGCGTCGTCGTCGCGGACGGCGCCTTCCACGGCCGCTCCGGCCACGGCCAGTTCCTGCGCCGCGGACTCTCCCAGTACCTGCGTTGACCCGTTCGGCCGTGGGAGATAGGTCACAGCCCATGCCAGCCAAGAAACCGGGCTCGTCGAACGCGGACCACGGACTGCAGGGCTCTGGCGGGACAAGCGTTTGGAGGGCGCGCAGCGCCCGACAGGTAGGGCGCTCGGCGCCCTGCCCCACAACCCCTGCGTGACGGCGAAGGAGCGGATACGAAGTTAGCTAAGTAAGCACTCAGTTTGGTGGTGCGGGCGACGCCGGCCAGGATAGGCGTGTCAGGACGAACGGCACCGGGAGAGGTCACCATGCGGGAAATCGGGCACTGGATCGATGGCAAGGCGGCGGCGGGTGGCTCCGGCCGGTTCGGGCCGGTGTGGAACCCGGCGACCGGTGAGCAGGCCGCGCAGGTCGCCTTGGCGAGCCTTGAGGAGATCAACGCGGCGGTCGCGAGCGCCAAGACGGCGTTCACCGGCTGGCGCAGCACCGGCCTCGGCCGCCGGGCCGAGGTGATGTTCCGGTTCCGTGAGCTGCTGTACGCCAACCGGACCGAGCTCGCGAAGCTCATCACCGCCGAGCACGGCAAGACCGTCGACGACGCGCTCGGCGAGATCGCGCGCGGCCTGGAGAACGTCGAGTTCGCCTGCGGCGCGCCGAGCCTGCTGCGCGGCGGCTTCTCCGAGCAGGTGTCGACCGGCGTCGATGTCCACGAGATCCGCCAGCCGCTGGGCGTCGTCGCGGGCATCACCCCGTTCAACTTCCCGGCGATGGTCCCGCTGTGGATGCTGTCGAACGCTCTGGCCTGCGGCAACGCGTTCATCCTCAAGCCGTCGGAGCGTGACCCGTCGGCGTCGCTGCTGCTCGCCGAGCTGCTCGCCCAGGCCGGCGTGCCGGACGGTGTGTTCACCGTGCTCCAGGGCGACAAGCTCGCCGTCGACACGCTGCTCACCCACCCGGACGTCGAGGCGCTCAGCTTCGTCGGCTCGACCCCGATCGCCCGCTACGTCTACGAGACGGGCACCGCGGCCGGCAAGCGGGTGCAGGCCCTCGGCGGCGCGAAGAACCACATGATCGTGCTGCCGGACGCGGACATCGCGGCCGCGGCCGACGCCGCTGTCTCGGCTGGCTACGGCTCGGCTGGCGAGCGCTGCATGGCGGTCTCCGTCGTCGCCGCGGTCGGTGACTGCGCCGACCCGCTGGTCGAGGCGATCGCCGAGCGGGTCCGCAAGATCAAGGTTGGCCCGGGCATCGACCCGGACAGCGAGATGGGCCCGGTCATCACCCGCGAGGCCCGCGACCGGGTCGCCGGCTACCTGGAAACCGCCAAGACCGACGGCGCCACCCTCGTCATCGACGGCCGCGACGACCCGATCTCGTCAGGCCCCGGCTTCTTCCTCGCCCCGAGTCTGATCGACAACGTGTCGACGACCAGCACGGTCTACACCGACGAGATCTTCGGCCCGGTCCTCGCGGTGGTGCGCTGTGAGACCTACACCGAGGCGGTGAAGCTCGTCGAGGACAACCCGTACGGCAACGGCGTCGCGATCTACACCCGGGACGGCGGTGCCGCGCGCCGGTTCACCTTCGACGTCCAGGCCGGCATGGTCGGCGTCAACGTGCCGATCCCGGTGCCGGTCTCGTACTACAGCTTCGGCGGCTGGAAGGCCTCGCTGTTCGGCGACCTGCACATGTACGGGCCGGACGGGATCAGGTTCTACACCAAGACGAAGGTCGTCACCACCCGCTGGCCCGACCCGGCGACGAGCTCGGTGGAGCTCGGCTTTCCCCGGACGAGATGACTTTGGTTCGCGGCGTCCGGGCGCGAGCCTCCGGCCCCAACCTTGCTTCGCTGCGGTTGGGACCTCCGGCTCGCGTCTCCGCCGCGAACGAGCTCCGCTCCGTCCGGTGGGCCAGTCAGGCACTTCGCTTCGCTCGCGCCTGCTGGCCCACCGGACTACGCGAAGCCTTGGGGCACAGGCAACGGTTAGGTCGCTTCGCTCGCCTCTGTCGCCCCACCGGACCGCGCGAAGCCTTGGGGTCGAGTGGAGAGATCGAGGTAGGTAGCGGGGGCCAGCGACTTCGCGTAGTCGGGTGGTCCAGCAGGCCCACCGGACTAGGCGAAGCCGTGGGGCGGAGGTAGGTAGAAGCGGAGGTAGGTAGGGAGGGAACGGGGAGGCCGGTACCCAGCGACTTCGCGTAGTCGGGTGGTCCAGCAGGCCCCGAGCGAAGCGAAGGGGCCTGACTGGCCCACCCGACGGAGCGAAGTCCCGTTCGCGGCGGAGGGCGGCGCCCGGACGCCGCGAACCGAAAGTCACAGTGCCCGGACGCCGCGAACCAATGTCACAGCGCCGCGAACAAGGAGGTACAGCGGGATATGGACATCGGTGTTGTGCTGCAGACGAACCCGCCGGCCTCCCGGGTGGTGGAGCTCGCCCGCCAGGCCGAGACGCTCGGCTTCTCGCACGTGTGGACGTTCGACTCCCACCTGCTGTGGGAGGAGCCGTTCGTCATCTACAGCCAGATCCTGGCCGCGACCCGCAAGGTCGTCGTCGGGCCGATGGTCACCAACCCGGCGACCCGGGACTGGACGGTGACGGCGTCGCTGTTCGCCACGCTCAACGAGATGTACGGCAACCGGACGATCTGCGGCATCGGGCGGGGTGACTCCGCCGTCCGCGTCCTGAACGGCAAGCCGACCACGCTCGCGACGCTGCGGGACTGCGTCGGCGTCGTCCGCGAGCTGGCGAACGGCCGCGAGGCCGAGGTCAACGGCACGAAGCTGCGTTTCCCGTGGGGCCTCGACTCCCGGCTGGACATCTGGATCGCCGGCTACGGGCCGAAGGCGCTGGCGCTGACCGGCGAGATCGGCGACGGCTTCATCCTGCAGCTCGCCGACCCGGACATCACCGCCTGGACGATCGACGCCGTGCGCACCGCGGCGGCCGCCGCCGGCCGCGACCCGGCCGCCGTGAAGATCTGCGTCGCCGCGCCCGCCTACGTCGGGCCGGGGGACGCCGCGTCGATGGCCCACCAGCGCGACCAGTGCCGCTGGTTCGGCGGCATGGTCGGCAACCACGTGGCCGACCTCGTCGCGCGCTACGGCGCAGGCGGCTCGGCCATCCCGGCCGCGCTCACGTCGTACATCGAGGGCCGGACGGGCTACGACTACAACGAGCACGGCCGCGCCGGGAACACCCACACCACGTTCGTCCCGGACGAGATCGTCGACCGGTTCTGCCTGCTCGGGCCGGCCGAGGCGCACGTCCGGCGGCTGACGGAGCTGGCCGCGCTCGGCGTCGACCAGTTCGCCGTCTACCTGCAGCACGACGCCAAGGTGGCGACCCTGGAGGCGTACGGCGAGCAGGTGATCCCCGCGATCGCCGAGCACATCCGGGCGAAGGCCCCGGCCGCTCCCGAGGCGCCATGACGATCACAGCCTCCGTCGACGAGTCGGCCGCCACCGCGGCGCTCGGCCTCGCGGACGTCGCGCCGTCCGGACCCGCCGCCGGCGGCTGGGGCGAACGGCTGCGCCGCGCCGGGCTCGCGGTCCTGGCGGTGGTGCTGGTCTGCGTGGTCTGGGAGCTGTACAAGCTCGTCGGCTCGCCGCACGGCGGCCGGGTTCTCGGTGTGCCGGTGCTGCCGCGCAACGACGACGTCTCCATGCCGCACGTCTGGTCGGTCCTGGCGCAGCTCGGGCACCAGGAGGTCGCCCTCGACGGCAGCCAGACCGTCGGGATGGCCGTGCTCAAGGGCATCTGGTACACGCTGCGGGTGGCGCTGGCGGGCCTGCTGGCCGGCGTCGTCGTCGGGGTGCTGCTCGCGGTCCTGATGACCCGGCTGCGCATCGTCGAGCGCGGGCTGCTGCCGTACATCATCGCCAGCCAGACCGTGCCGCTGATCGCGCTGGCGCCGCTCGTCGCCGGCTGGAGCGGCCAGCTGCACCTGGGCGGGCTGCGCTGGCAGGACTGGATGACCGTGGCCCTGATCGCCGCCTACCTGGCGTTCTTCCCGGTCGCGGTCGGGATGCTGCGCGGCCTGCAGTCGCCCGCGGCCAGCTCGGTCGAGCTGATGCGCAGCTACGCCGCGTCCTGGCGGCAGACGCTGCTGCGGCTGCGGCTGCCCGCGGCGGTCCCGTTCCTGCTGCCGGCGCTGCGGCTGGCCGCCGCCTCGGCGGTGATCGGCGCCATCGTGGCGGAGATCTCCACCGGCACCGACGGCGGCGTCGGGCGCCTGATCATCGCCTACTCCCAGTCCGCGACCAGCGACTCGACCAAGCTCTACGACGCCGTGCTCGGCGCGGCGGTCACCGGCCTGCTCGTGGCCGGGCTGGTCTCGCTGGTCGAGATCGCGCTGACCTGGCGGCCGGGCCAGGCGCGGCGGGGCGCGGCCGTCTCGGCGCCGCCGACCGTTGGTAACGCCCCGAAGACCCAGAAGGTGACGACATGACCGCGCGACCCGCCGGCGGACCCTCCGGATCGGCCGCGGTCCAGGGCAGCCCCGGCCCGCCCGAGACGGACCCGCCGCCGCCCCGCGAGCGGGACCGGCCAGCCAGCGAGGCGAGCCCGGCGACCGCGGTGCCGGCCGTCGCGGTGCGCGGCGTCGACAAGGTCTTCCCGGTGGCCGGTGGTGGGGCGACCGTCGCCCTCGCCGGCATCGACCTGACGGTGGCCACCGGCGAGTTCGTCTCGCTGATCGGCCCGTCCGGCTGCGGCAAGTCGACGCTGCTGCGCCTGGTCGCCGACCTCGTCGAGCCGACGCGGGGCGAGGTGCGGGTCTTCGGCGAGCCGGCCCCGGCCGCCCGGGCCGCCCAGCGGTACGGCATCGCGTTCCAGCAGGCGGGGCTGCTGGAGTGGCGTACGGTCGCCGGCAACGTCGAGCTGCCCCTGCAGGTGCACGGCGTGGGCAGGAAGGACCGCCGGGCCCGCGCCCGCGAACTGCTCGACCTGGTCGGCCTCAGCGACTTCGCCGGGCACTGGCCGGCCCAGCTTTCCGGCGGCATGCAGCAGCGGGTGGCGATCGCTCGAGCCCTGGCCGAACGCCCGCCGTTGCTGCTGCTCGACGAGCCGTTCGGCGCGCTGGACGAGATGACCCGCGAGCGGATGCAGAGTGAGCTGGCCCGGATTCGCCACGAGACCGGGACCACGGTCATCCTGGTCACCCACTCGATCCCGGAGGCGGTGTTCCTCTCCGACCGGGTGGCGGTGATGTCGCCGCGGCCCGGCCGGATCACGGACATCATCGACGTCGACCTGCCCGGCCGGCTCGGGCCCGGTCGCGGCGGCGAGGGCGAGCCGGCGCCGCCGGGGGAGACCGGCGGGCCGACCGCCGCGGACGCCGACGACGTGCGCGAACAGGCCGCCTTCTTCGCCGCGGTGACCGCGGTGCGCGAGGCGCTGCGGGCCGGAGGCGGGACGTGAGCCCGACGGGCGCGCCGGCGCTGGACACCGGCGCCACGCCGGCCGGGCGTACCCGTCACGCCACGCGTCTCGGCCGATGGTCCAAGGGCCGCCTGGCCGTCGTCCTGCCGCCGGTGGTGGTAGGCGTCGTCGGGATCACGGCGTGGGAGGGCTACGTGCGGGCCTACCACATCCAGCCCTACCTGCTGCCCGCGCCGTCGGAGATCTGGACGCAGTTCCGGCACAGCTTCCGGGTCATCGTCCAGACGTCGCGGGCGACCGGGGCGAACGCGGTCGTCGGTCTGGTGGTCGGCCTGGTCGCCGGCCTGCTCGGGGCGGTGGTGGCCGCCAGGTCGAAGATCGTCGACGGGCTGCTCGGGCCGCTCGCGGCGGCGATGAACGCCGTTCCGATCATCGCGCTGGCCCCGCTGTTCAACACGATGTTCTCGACGACCTCCGCGGTGCCACGCCGCCTGGTGGTCGCGATCGTGGTCTTCTTCCCGGTGTTCGTGAACACTGTGCGGGGGCTGCGCCAGGTGCCGGACGTGCAGCGCGAGCTGATGCGCTCGCTGGCCGTCGGGCCGTGGCGGTTCGCCCGGACGGTCCAGCTTCCCGGGGCCGTCCCCTACATCTTCACCGGCTTCCGGCTGGCGTCGTCGCTGGCGGTGATCGCGGCGGTGGTGTCCGAGTACTTCGGCGGCCGGCAGAACGGGCTCGGCTCCCGGATCACCTCGGCGGCGTCGAACACCGCCTATCCCCGGGCCTGGGCCTTCGTGGCCGCGGCCTGTGTGCTCGGGCTCGCCGTCTACCTCGTCGCCGGGCTCCTGGAGTGGCTCGCGACCCCGTGGCGGCGGGGTGGCTCGGCCGGCTGGTCACGCCGGGGCGGCTCGGCGGGCGGCCGTCCCGCCGCGGCGGCGGCCGGCTCCGCGGCGGCGGCGGCCGGCTCCGCGGCGGCGGCGGCCGGCCCGGCCGACGGCACGACCGAACAGGCAGCGGCGACGGACGGGCGCCAACGGGCATAGGCGGCAGACAAGCGGCGAACCGGGCCGCCAGGCGGGCGGCGTTGCCCGTGGACATCCGGTTCGTCGGCGGGCGGCGTGGCCCGGTGGATCTTCTTCGCGAGGTACGGGCGGCGTGGCCCGCGGGATCGGCTGGAGAGCCGTGTCGGGCCTGAAGCGTCGCCACTGGCGCGCCCGGCGCGGCCAGGGAGTACCGGAGGGGTACATGAAACGACGGTTGGCCGGGGGGCTCGCCGCGGGACTCGCCGTGGCGCTCGCACTCGCGGCGTGTGGCTCGAGTTCCAGCGGCGGCGGCAGCGCAGGCGGCACGTCTTCGGGGCTGACGCCGGTGAAGCTGCAGCTGCAGTGGTTCACCCAGGCTCAGTTCGCCGGCTACATCGCGGCGGAGAAGAAGGGCTACTACAAGGACGCCGGCCTCGATGTGAAGATCCTCGAGGGCGGCACCGACATCGTCCCGCAGACCGTGCTGGCCCAGGGCAAGGCCGACTACGCGATCGCCTGGGTGCCCAAGGCGCTGGCGTCCCGGGAGCAGGGCGCGCAGATCACCGACGTCGCGCAGATCTTCCAGCGGTCCGGCACGCTGCAGGTCAGCTTCAAGGACAAGAACATCACCGGGCCGGCCGACCTGAAGGGCAAGAAGGTCGGTGACTGGGGGTTCGGCAACGAGTACGAGCTGTTCGCCGGGATGACCAAGGCCAAGGTCGACCCGTCCAAGGACATCACGCTGGTCCAGCAGCAGTTCGACATGAAGGGCCTGCTGTCGGGCGACATCGACGCCGCCCAGGCGA contains the following coding sequences:
- a CDS encoding ABC transporter permease subunit, with the translated sequence MSPTGAPALDTGATPAGRTRHATRLGRWSKGRLAVVLPPVVVGVVGITAWEGYVRAYHIQPYLLPAPSEIWTQFRHSFRVIVQTSRATGANAVVGLVVGLVAGLLGAVVAARSKIVDGLLGPLAAAMNAVPIIALAPLFNTMFSTTSAVPRRLVVAIVVFFPVFVNTVRGLRQVPDVQRELMRSLAVGPWRFARTVQLPGAVPYIFTGFRLASSLAVIAAVVSEYFGGRQNGLGSRITSAASNTAYPRAWAFVAAACVLGLAVYLVAGLLEWLATPWRRGGSAGWSRRGGSAGGRPAAAAAGSAAAAAGSAAAAAGPADGTTEQAAATDGRQRA
- the hydA gene encoding dihydropyrimidinase — translated: MKTLITGGTVVGPLGATPQDVLIDGETIAALYAPGAAAGVTADTVLDATGKYVVPGGVDVHTHMKLPFGGTFASDDFASGTAAAAWGGTTTIIDFAVQRTGEVVQDGLAVWHELADGNCAIDYGFHMIMGGVDDEALKAMDYLVAHEGITSFKLFMAYPGVFYSDDGQILRAMQKATDNGALIMMHAENGIAIDVLAAQAVARGQTGPVYHGITRPSALEGEATHRAAVLAQVAGNTPLYFVHMSASEALAHVSAARSAGRNVFAETCPQYLYLTLEDQLGAPGFEGAKWVASPPLRPRGEPHSDRTHRDDLWRGLRTDDLAVVSTDHCPFCFKDQKELGRGNFTKIPNGIGTVEHRMDLVYQGVATGKLPLERWVETCSTTPARMFGLYPKKGVIQPGSDADIVLYDPRATTTISAATHHMNIDHSAWEGFEIAGKVETVLSRGSVVVADGAFHGRSGHGQFLRRGLSQYLR
- a CDS encoding ABC transporter permease subunit, producing the protein MTITASVDESAATAALGLADVAPSGPAAGGWGERLRRAGLAVLAVVLVCVVWELYKLVGSPHGGRVLGVPVLPRNDDVSMPHVWSVLAQLGHQEVALDGSQTVGMAVLKGIWYTLRVALAGLLAGVVVGVLLAVLMTRLRIVERGLLPYIIASQTVPLIALAPLVAGWSGQLHLGGLRWQDWMTVALIAAYLAFFPVAVGMLRGLQSPAASSVELMRSYAASWRQTLLRLRLPAAVPFLLPALRLAAASAVIGAIVAEISTGTDGGVGRLIIAYSQSATSDSTKLYDAVLGAAVTGLLVAGLVSLVEIALTWRPGQARRGAAVSAPPTVGNAPKTQKVTT
- a CDS encoding ABC transporter ATP-binding protein translates to MTARPAGGPSGSAAVQGSPGPPETDPPPPRERDRPASEASPATAVPAVAVRGVDKVFPVAGGGATVALAGIDLTVATGEFVSLIGPSGCGKSTLLRLVADLVEPTRGEVRVFGEPAPAARAAQRYGIAFQQAGLLEWRTVAGNVELPLQVHGVGRKDRRARARELLDLVGLSDFAGHWPAQLSGGMQQRVAIARALAERPPLLLLDEPFGALDEMTRERMQSELARIRHETGTTVILVTHSIPEAVFLSDRVAVMSPRPGRITDIIDVDLPGRLGPGRGGEGEPAPPGETGGPTAADADDVREQAAFFAAVTAVREALRAGGGT
- a CDS encoding nitrilase-related carbon-nitrogen hydrolase — encoded protein: MSRVIRAALVQAKWTGDKESMIKAHEDYLRSAAEQGAKVMCFQELFYGPYFCQVQDPVYYEYAESVPGPTVERFQALCAELGVVLVLPVYEQEQPGVLYNTAAVIDADGTYLGKYRKTHIPHTPGFWEKYYFRPGNLGYPVFNTAVGRVGVYICYDRHFPEGWRALGLNGAELVFNPSATSRGLSNYLWKLEQPAAAVANEYFIGAINRVGVEDLGDDDFYGTSYFVDPEGQFVNGTGDPYEPELMVRDLDLELLTTVRNRWAFYRDRRPDQYGDLTAP
- a CDS encoding CoA-acylating methylmalonate-semialdehyde dehydrogenase, with protein sequence MREIGHWIDGKAAAGGSGRFGPVWNPATGEQAAQVALASLEEINAAVASAKTAFTGWRSTGLGRRAEVMFRFRELLYANRTELAKLITAEHGKTVDDALGEIARGLENVEFACGAPSLLRGGFSEQVSTGVDVHEIRQPLGVVAGITPFNFPAMVPLWMLSNALACGNAFILKPSERDPSASLLLAELLAQAGVPDGVFTVLQGDKLAVDTLLTHPDVEALSFVGSTPIARYVYETGTAAGKRVQALGGAKNHMIVLPDADIAAAADAAVSAGYGSAGERCMAVSVVAAVGDCADPLVEAIAERVRKIKVGPGIDPDSEMGPVITREARDRVAGYLETAKTDGATLVIDGRDDPISSGPGFFLAPSLIDNVSTTSTVYTDEIFGPVLAVVRCETYTEAVKLVEDNPYGNGVAIYTRDGGAARRFTFDVQAGMVGVNVPIPVPVSYYSFGGWKASLFGDLHMYGPDGIRFYTKTKVVTTRWPDPATSSVELGFPRTR
- a CDS encoding TIGR03842 family LLM class F420-dependent oxidoreductase, which translates into the protein MDIGVVLQTNPPASRVVELARQAETLGFSHVWTFDSHLLWEEPFVIYSQILAATRKVVVGPMVTNPATRDWTVTASLFATLNEMYGNRTICGIGRGDSAVRVLNGKPTTLATLRDCVGVVRELANGREAEVNGTKLRFPWGLDSRLDIWIAGYGPKALALTGEIGDGFILQLADPDITAWTIDAVRTAAAAAGRDPAAVKICVAAPAYVGPGDAASMAHQRDQCRWFGGMVGNHVADLVARYGAGGSAIPAALTSYIEGRTGYDYNEHGRAGNTHTTFVPDEIVDRFCLLGPAEAHVRRLTELAALGVDQFAVYLQHDAKVATLEAYGEQVIPAIAEHIRAKAPAAPEAP
- a CDS encoding ABC transporter substrate-binding protein — its product is MKRRLAGGLAAGLAVALALAACGSSSSGGGSAGGTSSGLTPVKLQLQWFTQAQFAGYIAAEKKGYYKDAGLDVKILEGGTDIVPQTVLAQGKADYAIAWVPKALASREQGAQITDVAQIFQRSGTLQVSFKDKNITGPADLKGKKVGDWGFGNEYELFAGMTKAKVDPSKDITLVQQQFDMKGLLSGDIDAAQAMSYNEYAQVLEATNPATGKLYQPSDFNVINWNDVGTAMLQDAIWANTSKLQSDKKYQDTTTKFVEASMKGWIYCRDNASDCRDMVVAAGSKLGASHQLWQMNEINKLIWPSPNGIGLIDKAAWDQTVSIAKGTKNADGQTVLTKDPEGLAYTNDYVNKALADLKAGGVDVAGTGFKPQTVTLAPNGA